From one Paractinoplanes brasiliensis genomic stretch:
- a CDS encoding MarR family winged helix-turn-helix transcriptional regulator, giving the protein MKDHPNLAETERAMRQYVESLGLDFAAAMAVSSIYRAANAVRAYASNEVLRPYDLTWTGFVVMWVVWIFDGMETRHAAEAAAISKATLTGVVKTLEGKGLIRKQGREDDRRLVEIHLTDDGKRLMEELYPRFNELEAKVVAGLSREGQHEMTENLRGIVQTIEQIERR; this is encoded by the coding sequence ATGAAGGACCACCCGAACCTCGCCGAGACCGAGCGCGCCATGCGCCAGTACGTGGAGTCGCTCGGCCTGGACTTCGCGGCGGCCATGGCGGTGTCCAGCATCTACCGTGCCGCCAACGCCGTCCGCGCGTACGCGTCGAACGAGGTGCTGCGGCCGTACGATCTGACGTGGACCGGGTTCGTCGTGATGTGGGTGGTCTGGATCTTCGACGGCATGGAGACGCGGCACGCGGCCGAGGCGGCGGCGATCTCCAAGGCCACGTTGACCGGTGTGGTGAAGACACTCGAGGGCAAGGGCCTGATCCGCAAGCAGGGCCGCGAGGACGACCGCCGCCTCGTCGAGATCCACCTGACCGACGACGGCAAACGGCTCATGGAGGAGCTGTACCCGCGGTTCAACGAGCTCGAGGCCAAGGTGGTGGCCGGGTTGTCGCGCGAGGGCCAGCACGAGATGACCGAGAACCTGCGCGGCATCGTCCAGACCATCGAGCAGA
- a CDS encoding glutamine synthetase family protein, producing the protein MATMVRSGVMLVVDAKALQQAQDRLRERGIDVVRLGYSDLLGAERGRDLLVRRFARTAADGVAFCRSVFATSPRGDVIDIEGGLSAGLPDVLAVPDVGTVRDIPWEPGVAHMIADVFDPDGTPSQESPRTVLRRVLDRYDGVIPVVGPELEFFLLEPDSGAPRGWRRYGEGTGRVYTAGSVGDPENTQLAWLRRLDAYGLEVVAANHEFGSGQFEINLWHSDALDAADRTFRFRTAVQELARRQGKLATFMAKPFDDDAGSGFHVHFSCRAPDGGALFDDPTGQDGLSRAARSAVAGILAHAPALAALLNPTVTSYKRLGPGTMAPWLADWGLDNRSALIRVPPERGGATRLEVRLGDASVNPYVGIAAVLAAAHLGMRDGLEPPPPLEGYGYDAARAPRLPSGLASALSALEADAELADVLGPRFVAAYVAYKRNELERFARTVTDWEFREYA; encoded by the coding sequence ATGGCGACGATGGTACGTTCCGGGGTCATGCTCGTCGTCGATGCGAAGGCCCTGCAGCAGGCGCAGGACAGGCTGCGGGAACGCGGGATCGACGTGGTGCGCCTCGGTTACAGCGACCTCCTGGGCGCCGAGCGGGGCCGGGACCTTCTCGTACGCCGGTTCGCACGCACGGCCGCCGATGGTGTGGCGTTCTGCCGCTCGGTCTTCGCCACCTCCCCGCGGGGGGACGTCATCGACATCGAGGGTGGACTGTCGGCCGGTCTGCCGGATGTGCTCGCCGTTCCCGATGTCGGCACCGTACGGGACATCCCGTGGGAGCCCGGCGTCGCGCACATGATCGCCGACGTGTTCGACCCGGACGGCACCCCGTCGCAGGAGAGCCCCCGCACCGTTCTGCGCCGGGTGCTCGACCGCTACGACGGCGTGATCCCGGTGGTCGGGCCGGAGCTGGAGTTCTTCCTGCTGGAGCCGGACTCCGGGGCGCCGCGCGGCTGGAGGCGTTATGGCGAGGGCACGGGCCGCGTCTACACCGCCGGTTCCGTGGGCGACCCCGAGAACACGCAGCTTGCGTGGTTGCGCCGGCTCGACGCGTACGGGCTGGAGGTGGTCGCGGCGAACCACGAGTTCGGATCGGGACAGTTCGAGATCAACCTGTGGCACTCGGACGCGCTCGACGCCGCCGACCGCACGTTCCGGTTCAGGACGGCCGTCCAGGAGCTGGCCCGCCGGCAGGGCAAGCTGGCCACGTTCATGGCGAAGCCGTTCGACGACGACGCCGGCTCCGGTTTCCACGTGCACTTCTCGTGCCGCGCGCCGGACGGTGGCGCGCTGTTCGACGATCCGACCGGGCAGGACGGGCTGTCCCGGGCCGCCCGGTCGGCGGTGGCCGGGATCCTGGCCCACGCGCCCGCGCTCGCCGCGCTGCTGAACCCGACCGTCACCTCGTACAAGCGTCTCGGACCCGGCACGATGGCGCCGTGGCTGGCCGACTGGGGGCTGGACAACCGCAGCGCCCTGATCCGGGTGCCGCCCGAGCGGGGCGGGGCGACGCGGCTCGAGGTGCGGCTCGGGGACGCCTCCGTGAACCCGTACGTGGGAATTGCCGCCGTGCTGGCCGCCGCGCATCTGGGCATGCGGGACGGGCTGGAGCCGCCGCCCCCGCTGGAGGGTTACGGCTACGACGCCGCGCGGGCGCCCCGGCTGCCCTCCGGCCTCGCGTCCGCGCTGTCCGCCCTGGAGGCCGACGCCGAGCTGGCCGACGTGCTGGGGCCGCGGTTCGTCGCCGCGTACGTCGCCTACAAGCGCAACGAGCTGGAGCGCTTCGCCCGGACGGTGACCGACTGGGAGTTCCGCGAGTACGCATGA